GCAGCATCCCCACCCGCCGATCTGCATCGGGGGCACGGGGGAGCGGCGCACGCTCCGGTCCGTGGCCCGCTTCGCGCAGCACTGGAACTTCCCCGGCGGGGACGTGGCGACGTTTCGAGGCAAGCTCGACGTGCTGCGCGGGCACTGTGCCGACCTCGGACGTGATCCGGCCGAGATTCTCACCTCGACGCACCTGCGCCTCCCCGAGAGCGGTGACACCGGCCCGCTCGTCGAGCAGGCCGAGCGGTTCGGCGACGCCGGGCTCGACCTGGGGATCGTGTATCTGCCGCCGCCCCACTCGGCGTCGGTGCTCGAGCCGGTCGCGGCCGCGCTCCAGCACCTCCGCGGCTGACGATCGTCGGCGAGCTGGTCGGCGGCGACCCTCGCTAGGACACCCGCGTCCCTCGGGCTCGGCGCCGGCGAGCCGGGGCGACGCCGACGCTGGCGATCACCACGCCGGCGGCCAGGGCCAGCAGCGAGACGTCGGTGCCCGGCGCGACGACGGCGACGACCGCGGCCAGGGCTCCGAGGAGCACGCCGGCGACGTTCGATCGGCGCACGGCGCGCGGCGTCGCGCCGGCATCACCTTGGGCGGAGCCTCGCTGACCCTGCCCGCGACGCGCCCGGCGACAGCCGGCGACGACGATGGCCGCCCCTCCGACGAGGAGGGCGGCCACCACGAGCCATTGGACCACCGCGTTCGGTGCACAGCCGCATCCCGCCGCGAGCACGCCGAGCACCTGCCTTTCGCCGACTGGCGCGCCGAGTATCGCGCCCGGAGGCGGCGGCCCGGCGCGAGGGCGGCGCCAGGACGCCGTCACCGCGGGCAGACTCGGTGCCCGAGCGCCGGGGCCCAGCCGAATCCCCGCCGCCGAGGCCGGAGGGCCGGATGAGCGTCGCAGCGTCGGGGCGGACCGGTCCTCGCCTCGCCGTCGGCGCCGGCGTCGTCCGGGTCGGCACCTGCTCGTGGGCCGACTCGACGCTGGTCAAGGACACCCACTGGTATCCCCGCCGCTCGATGAGCGCCGCCGACCGCCTGGCCTTCTACGGCGAGCACTTCCCCCTCGTCGAGGCCGACAGCACCTACTACCGGCCCCCGTCGGAGCCCTTGACCCAGGGATGGGCCGAGCGATCACCGGCGGGGTTCGTGTTCGACATCAAGGCCTACTCGCTCTTCACGCACCACCCGACCCGCCCCGAGACGCTGTGGCCCGACGTCCGCGACGGGATCCAGGCCAACTTCGCCGGCAAGCGCACCGCCTACGTCGAGCATCTGACCTCGACCGCACTCGACGCGGCCTGGGCGCACTTCGTCGCCGGGCTCCGGCCGCTCCAGGAGGCCGGCAAGCTCGGCGCCGTCCTCTTCCAGTTCCCGCAGTGGTACCCGCCGAACCGCGCCCACCGGGAGGAGCTCGCGGCCCTGCCGGCGCGCCTCCCCGGCGTGCGGATCAGCGTCGAGTTCCGTTCCCCGCGCTGGCTGGCGGAGGGAGACCGCGACCGGACGCTCGAGACGCTCGAGGCCGCCGGGCTGGCGCTCGTGGTCGTCGACGCTCCCGCGCGTTCGGGGCTGACGACCGTCCTTGCCGCGACCCGCCCCGACCTGGCCGTCGTGCGGCTCCACGGTCGCAACGACGAGGCCTGGGACCAGCGCGGCGGGACCGCCGCCGAGCGCTTCCAGTACCTCTACCGACGGGACGAGCTCGAGCCGTGGGCCGAGCGGGCGGCCCAACTGGCGGGCGAGGTGGACGAGGTGCACATGCTCTTCAACAACTGCTACCAGGACTACGGCGTCCGCAACGCCCAGGACCTCGTCGAGCTGCTCGTCGAGCAGGGCGCCCGCCCGGAACGTTCCTGACGGCGCACCCTCAGTAGCCGCGGCCCAGGTCGACCTGGTTCAGCAGCGGCTCGCCCGCGAGGAACCGAGCCAGGTTGTCCCGGAACAGCCGGTGCAGGTTCACGAAGAGCGCCGTCGGCGCCGACGCCGAGTGGGGCGACAGGAGAAGGTTCGGTGCCGACCAGAGTGGATCGTCGGGCGGCAGCGGCTCGACGTGGGCGACGTCGAGCGCCGCGGCCCGGAGGTGTCCCCGCTCGAGGGCGGCGATGAGCGCAGCCTCGTCGAGGAGGGACCCCCGTCCGACGTTGCAGAAGAACGAGCCCGGCTTCATGGCCGCGAAGGCCGCCCCGTCCATCAGCCCCGTCGTCTCCGGAGTCTCCGGGACCGCGGCGACGACCGCGTCGCACTGCCCGAGCATTCTGTGGAGCTCGCTCGGCGGGAACACCTGCTCGACGTTGGCGGCCCGGGAGCCGGGTGTCGCGGACCGTCGGGTGGCCAGGACACGCAGTCCGAAGGCGGCGGCGCGCGACGCGACGGCCGAGTTGATCGCGCCGAGTCCGAGCAGCCCGAGGGTGCTGCCCTCGAGCTGACGCCCGTACAGCGGCTCCCAGTCATGGCGGGCCTGCAGCTCGTCGAGGGCGCGGAACCGCTTCCACTCCTGGAGGACGCGGGCGAGCGCGAACTCGGCGATCGCCACCGCGTTCGCGCCGGCCGCGGTCGTGAGCCGGATGCCGGCCTCCGCCAGCCCCGCGGACTGGAGCTGGCCGGTGCCGGCGCCGACCGCTTGGACCCACCGGAGCCGCGGCGCGACCCGGCCCACGTCGAACGGCAGGTCGATCGCGAGCGCGACGTCGAGACGCGCCAGCGCCGACCGTTGGGCGTCGGTCAGCGGCGGGGCCTGCTCGTGCAGCCGATCCGCGCCCGGCTTGCCGCGGGCGCTCCGCAGGTCGTGCGGCTCGACGTAGGTCTGGACCACGACCTCGACGCCACCGAGGTCCTCGAGGTCCGCGACCGCGGCTCCGAACCGCTCGACGTCGCCGTACCACTCGGGTGGGTACAAGATGCCGACCACGAGCGGGGTGGGAGCAGTCGGATCGGACACGGGTGGCCCCAGTTCGTCGACGTCGGTGCGGCGTGAACCTACGCGAGCTCGTGCCGGGCCGGGCCAGCAAGCGGGCCTCCCGCGGCGCGGGACGACCGACTACGCGATGTGCCGCCTGCGGTCGGAGGTCGGGCCGCGATCGTGCTCGCCCCGCCGGTCCGTTTCCGACGACGCCTCGTCGTGCGCACGCGCGGAGTCGGCCGGACGGCGCAGCGTGGTGTGCCGCTCAACGAGGGCCTGAGCCCACTCCTCGAAGTCTCCCCAGCGGGACGACCAGTCGTCCGGCCAGTGGTACTGGAGCGCGGGGTGCTGCTCGATGAAGGCCCGGGCCCGAGCGCGCGCGGCGCGCCATCGGGGCGTCCAGGCCGCTCGCAGCGCGTGGCGGCCGGCCGTGACGCCGCGTCCGAAGGCGCGGCCGAGGGCGCCGACGCCGGCGACGGCACGGGCGCGAGGCGAGCGTCGAGCGCGAGCCGCTCGACCGGGTCGCGGCGTCGCCCGCGCCGCGGTGCCGCGACCGGACAGCCGGGCGTCGGCGCGGACGATGAGGGTGACCGCGAGCACGGTCACCCCCGCAGCCACGAGCACCAGCACGAGCGCGAGCACGAAGCCATTCTCTACCCTCCCGGCGGGCCGAGAAAAACGTCGGGGCACTCAGGCGGTCCTCAGCCGGGCGGCGGCCCGGTCGCCGGTGTCGCGGCCAGGCGGCGGGGTCGTAGGATCCGGCGCTGCGTGTCCGGACGAAGCGCGTCCGCCGCGGGCCTGCTCGACGGCGTGCGCATCCTCGACCTCAGCATCTGGCGCCCGGGTCCCTACGCGACGCAGCTGCTCGCCGACCTCGGGGCGGACGTGCTGAAGGTCGAGCCGCCGGGTGGGGATCCGATGCGGATCTTCCCGGAGCTCTTCGCGACCCTCAACGCCAACAAGCGCAGCGTCGTGTTGAACCTCCGCGACGGCAGCGATCGGACCCGGGCGCACGAGCTGGTGGCGGACGCTGACGCGCTGGTCGAGGGCTTCCGCCCCGGCGTCGCGGCCCGGCTGGGGATGGGTGAGGCCGACGCCCGCGCCATCAACCCCGCGATCGTGTACTGCTCGGTCTCGGGGTACGGCCAGGACGGCCCGCTCGCGACCGCGCCCGGGCACGACCTGAACTACCAGGCCTACGCCGGCGTCCTCGCGCCCGAGGGTGGCCCGCCGGTCCAGTGCGCGGTGCCCATCGCCGATCTCGGCGGCGGCCTCGCCGCGGCGATGGGGGTGTGCGCGGCGCTGCTCGGACGGGCCCGCACGGGCGAGGGCGAGCACGTCGACGTGGCCATGGCCGACCTCCTGGCCTCCTGGACCGGCCCGCTCACCGGCCTGCGAGTGGGCGAGACCGGAGCCCGGCTCGGGCGGCTGCCGTCGTACGGCTCGTTCCGCACCGCGGACGGGTCGTGGCTGACGATGGGGGTCATCGACGAGCAGCACTTCTGGACCGCGGTGTGCGACGGCCTCGGCCTCGACGACCTGCGCGGCCTCGACCTGGCCGGCCGAACTGCCCGCCACGACGAGATCCGGGCTCGGCTCACCGCGGCCATCGCCGCCCGACCCCGCGACGAGCTCGTCGAGGTGCTCGGCCGCGACGCCCCGGTGGCGCCGTCGCTGACCCGCGAGGAGATGCTGCGACACCCGCAGTTCGTGCACCGCGGCATGTCCGGCGGTGCCACCCCCGACGGGTATCCGTCCATGGGCTACCCCGTGCGGTTCGCGCGGGCGCCGGCCCGGCCGCCGGCGCGGGCGCCGGCGCTCGGCGAGCACCAGACCGAGGGCTTCGGCCCCTGAGCCACTCGGGCGCGTGGACCTCGACGCCGGCGCGCGCCAGCGCGGGCGTCGGGCTCAGGACGACCGGTAGATGTGGCGGGTCGGCACGACGCCGCCCCGGCGGACCTTCCGGACCGCGGCGCGGAGCGCAGCGTCGACGCGAAGGACCGTGTCCTTCACGAGCTCGTCCGGGAAGCCGCGGAAGCTCGTCGGGTGGAAGTACTCCTGCCCCGGTGGGTCACGCTCGTCGAGGAGCGGGCGCGGGGCGAAGTAGTAGTTCGAGAGGCAGCAGCGGGCACCGTCGTGGGTCACCGGGCTGACGGAGTGCCACGACCGTCGAGTGGTTCCCATCAGCACCAGGTGGTTGAACCGGCTCGGGATCGTGCGGCCGCCGGGCCGTCGAGGTCCGTCGTCCCAGAGCTGGAGGCTGCCGCCGTACTCGGGCCGCCAGTCCGGCGTGACGTAGTAGAGGAGGTTCAGCACCCGGTACGCCGAGCGGTCGTGGTCGTGCGAGTTGTCGACGTGCGGGTTCAGGAAGTTGCCCCGTCGCATCACGCTGATCCCGCCCGCGTACAGGTGGGGGTCCGGCATCAGCCCGCGAACGTCCGAGATCGCCCGGAGCTGGTCGAGGACCGGCGGCTCCTGGAACGCGTACACGGCCTCTTCGAGCAGCGGGGGGTACCGGTCCATCTGCGCCGACACGTACTTCCGCTCGCGCAGGGTCCGTCGCTCCATCATGTGGTCGGGCGCCGGGAAGGCGGCGTGGATCGCCTGGCAGGTCTCGACGTCGAGGGCGCCGGGGAGCACGCAGGCGTGGATGCGGCCCGTCTCGTGGAACTGCGCCCGAAGGGCGGCCTGGTGGCGTCGGAGCCGGTCGGCGATCACCGTGCCGAGGCTCACACGGTCCATCGGGGCTGGAGGCTACAACCGGCCAGCGTCGGCCCTCGGCGGCACCGGCGCCCCGACCGCCCG
This DNA window, taken from Acidimicrobiia bacterium, encodes the following:
- a CDS encoding DUF72 domain-containing protein; the encoded protein is MSVAASGRTGPRLAVGAGVVRVGTCSWADSTLVKDTHWYPRRSMSAADRLAFYGEHFPLVEADSTYYRPPSEPLTQGWAERSPAGFVFDIKAYSLFTHHPTRPETLWPDVRDGIQANFAGKRTAYVEHLTSTALDAAWAHFVAGLRPLQEAGKLGAVLFQFPQWYPPNRAHREELAALPARLPGVRISVEFRSPRWLAEGDRDRTLETLEAAGLALVVVDAPARSGLTTVLAATRPDLAVVRLHGRNDEAWDQRGGTAAERFQYLYRRDELEPWAERAAQLAGEVDEVHMLFNNCYQDYGVRNAQDLVELLVEQGARPERS
- a CDS encoding D-2-hydroxyacid dehydrogenase, which codes for MSDPTAPTPLVVGILYPPEWYGDVERFGAAVADLEDLGGVEVVVQTYVEPHDLRSARGKPGADRLHEQAPPLTDAQRSALARLDVALAIDLPFDVGRVAPRLRWVQAVGAGTGQLQSAGLAEAGIRLTTAAGANAVAIAEFALARVLQEWKRFRALDELQARHDWEPLYGRQLEGSTLGLLGLGAINSAVASRAAAFGLRVLATRRSATPGSRAANVEQVFPPSELHRMLGQCDAVVAAVPETPETTGLMDGAAFAAMKPGSFFCNVGRGSLLDEAALIAALERGHLRAAALDVAHVEPLPPDDPLWSAPNLLLSPHSASAPTALFVNLHRLFRDNLARFLAGEPLLNQVDLGRGY
- a CDS encoding CoA transferase produces the protein MSGRSASAAGLLDGVRILDLSIWRPGPYATQLLADLGADVLKVEPPGGDPMRIFPELFATLNANKRSVVLNLRDGSDRTRAHELVADADALVEGFRPGVAARLGMGEADARAINPAIVYCSVSGYGQDGPLATAPGHDLNYQAYAGVLAPEGGPPVQCAVPIADLGGGLAAAMGVCAALLGRARTGEGEHVDVAMADLLASWTGPLTGLRVGETGARLGRLPSYGSFRTADGSWLTMGVIDEQHFWTAVCDGLGLDDLRGLDLAGRTARHDEIRARLTAAIAARPRDELVEVLGRDAPVAPSLTREEMLRHPQFVHRGMSGGATPDGYPSMGYPVRFARAPARPPARAPALGEHQTEGFGP
- a CDS encoding 2OG-Fe(II) oxygenase — protein: MDRVSLGTVIADRLRRHQAALRAQFHETGRIHACVLPGALDVETCQAIHAAFPAPDHMMERRTLRERKYVSAQMDRYPPLLEEAVYAFQEPPVLDQLRAISDVRGLMPDPHLYAGGISVMRRGNFLNPHVDNSHDHDRSAYRVLNLLYYVTPDWRPEYGGSLQLWDDGPRRPGGRTIPSRFNHLVLMGTTRRSWHSVSPVTHDGARCCLSNYYFAPRPLLDERDPPGQEYFHPTSFRGFPDELVKDTVLRVDAALRAAVRKVRRGGVVPTRHIYRSS